One region of Coleofasciculus sp. FACHB-T130 genomic DNA includes:
- the sufB gene encoding Fe-S cluster assembly protein SufB, with protein sequence MTASVKTLVNQPYKYGFVTDIETDSIPRGLSEDVVRLISAKKEEPEFMLEFRLKAYRQWLKMTEPTWPHVKYPAIDYQDIIYYSAPKQKPKKLGSLDEVDPTLLEAYEKLGISLSEQKRLSNVAVDAIFDSVSVATTFKEKLAKDGVIFCSISEALREHPELVQKYLGSVVPVADNYFAALNSAVFSDGSFVYIPKGTKCPMELSTYFRINSGDTGQFERTLIIAEEGSSVSYLEGCTAPMFDTNQLHAAVVELVALDNAEIKYSTVQNWYPGDENGKGGIYNFVTKRGLCQGVNSKISWTQVETGSAITWKYPSCVLVGDNSVGEFYSVALTNHMQQADTGTKMVHIGKNTRSTIISKGISAGKSANSYRGLVKIGPKAKGARNYSQCDSMLIGDNAQANTFPYIQVQNNTGKVEHEASTSKIGEEQLFFFSQRGISAEDAISMMISGFCKDVFNQLPMEFAVEADRLLSMKLEGSVG encoded by the coding sequence ATGACTGCTAGCGTCAAAACCTTAGTCAATCAGCCCTATAAGTACGGCTTTGTCACAGACATTGAGACAGATAGCATTCCTCGCGGTCTCAGTGAGGACGTTGTTCGCCTGATCTCCGCCAAGAAAGAAGAACCGGAGTTCATGCTAGAGTTTCGCCTCAAAGCCTATCGGCAATGGTTGAAAATGACCGAACCAACTTGGCCTCATGTCAAGTATCCGGCTATTGACTACCAGGACATCATCTACTACTCCGCGCCGAAGCAAAAGCCCAAAAAGCTGGGTAGCCTAGATGAAGTCGATCCAACTTTGTTAGAAGCCTACGAGAAGCTAGGGATTTCGCTTTCAGAGCAAAAGCGGTTGTCTAACGTTGCCGTAGATGCCATCTTTGATAGTGTTTCAGTTGCCACAACATTTAAAGAGAAGCTAGCCAAAGACGGCGTGATCTTCTGTTCCATCTCCGAAGCTTTGCGGGAACACCCCGAACTGGTGCAGAAGTACCTCGGCAGCGTTGTGCCAGTAGCAGATAATTACTTCGCCGCCCTCAACTCAGCCGTATTCAGCGATGGTTCCTTCGTCTACATCCCCAAAGGCACCAAATGCCCGATGGAACTCTCCACCTACTTCCGCATCAACAGCGGAGATACGGGGCAGTTTGAGCGCACGCTAATTATTGCCGAAGAAGGCAGCTCTGTGTCATATCTGGAAGGCTGCACAGCACCGATGTTTGACACCAACCAGCTGCACGCGGCTGTGGTGGAACTCGTTGCCCTCGACAACGCTGAAATTAAATACTCCACGGTACAAAACTGGTACCCCGGAGACGAAAACGGCAAAGGCGGTATTTACAACTTTGTCACCAAGCGCGGGCTGTGTCAGGGAGTCAATTCCAAGATTTCTTGGACACAGGTAGAAACGGGTTCCGCGATTACCTGGAAGTACCCAAGTTGCGTGTTAGTTGGCGATAATTCTGTGGGTGAATTTTACTCCGTTGCGCTGACGAATCATATGCAGCAAGCCGACACCGGAACCAAGATGGTGCATATCGGCAAGAACACCCGCAGCACGATTATTTCCAAGGGAATTTCGGCGGGTAAGTCGGCAAATAGCTATCGCGGTTTGGTGAAAATTGGCCCCAAGGCAAAGGGTGCGAGAAATTATTCTCAGTGCGACTCGATGCTGATTGGCGATAATGCCCAAGCGAATACTTTCCCTTATATCCAGGTGCAGAATAACACTGGGAAAGTGGAACATGAAGCTTCTACCTCGAAAATTGGGGAAGAACAGCTGTTCTTTTTCTCGCAGCGGGGCATTTCCGCAGAAGATGCTATTTCGATGATGATTAGCGGCTTCTGTAAGGATGTGTTTAATCAGCTGCCGATGGAATTTGCTGTTGAAGCTGATAGGTTGTTGAGCATGAAGTTAGAAGGCAGTGTGGGATAA
- the sufC gene encoding Fe-S cluster assembly ATPase SufC translates to MIIENSEVILSVRDLTANVDETPILKGLNLEVKAGEIHAIMGPNGSGKSTFSKVLAGHPAYEVTGGEVIFRGQNLLEMEAEERARAGIFLAFQYPLEIPGVSNVDFLRVAYNSRRKAEGLEELDAFDFDELVHEKLDVVKMNPAFLSRSVNEGFSGGEKKRNEILQMALLEPKLAILDETDSGLDIDALKIVADGVNQLANAENAMLVITHYQRLLNYIVPDFVHVMEAGRIITSGGKELALELESRGYEWVREEEAAEVGAK, encoded by the coding sequence ATGATTATTGAAAATAGTGAGGTGATCCTATCAGTTCGGGATCTCACGGCAAATGTTGATGAAACTCCGATTCTTAAGGGTTTGAATCTGGAAGTAAAGGCGGGAGAAATCCATGCCATTATGGGGCCAAATGGTTCTGGCAAAAGCACCTTTTCTAAGGTTTTGGCTGGACATCCGGCGTATGAGGTGACGGGCGGTGAGGTAATTTTCCGAGGTCAAAATCTTCTAGAAATGGAAGCAGAAGAACGCGCTAGGGCTGGGATATTTTTGGCGTTTCAATATCCTTTGGAAATTCCTGGCGTTAGTAATGTGGATTTCCTCAGAGTTGCCTATAATTCCCGCCGCAAGGCTGAGGGATTAGAGGAATTGGATGCTTTTGATTTTGATGAGTTGGTGCATGAAAAGCTGGATGTGGTAAAGATGAATCCTGCTTTCCTTAGCCGCAGTGTAAATGAAGGTTTTTCTGGTGGTGAGAAGAAGCGAAACGAGATTCTGCAAATGGCCCTGCTAGAACCAAAGTTAGCAATTTTGGATGAAACGGATTCAGGGTTAGATATTGACGCGCTGAAGATTGTGGCGGATGGTGTGAATCAGCTGGCAAATGCAGAGAATGCGATGCTGGTGATTACTCACTATCAGCGACTACTTAATTACATCGTGCCAGATTTCGTTCACGTCATGGAAGCCGGACGAATTATTACCAGTGGTGGTAAAGAATTGGCGTTGGAATTGGA